In one Nicotiana tomentosiformis chromosome 6, ASM39032v3, whole genome shotgun sequence genomic region, the following are encoded:
- the LOC138893961 gene encoding uncharacterized protein, whose protein sequence is MYHDLEEVYWLNDMKRNIADFVARCPNCQQVKAGWVDTEHRNSVVEMGDDQYGLCGRTTSHSSQVRLDLGDCGSTQESAHFSPVKANNIAEQYVQLYIKEIVRLHGTPVSIISDRVAQFTTNFWKTFQQGLGTQVNISTTFHLQDDEQSRQASYLDVRHRDLEFKEDDWVFLKISPMKGEVIGDPLLIVPFETTEVNEELTYEEIPVSILDRQVSPMKGVMRFGKKGKLSSRYFEPYKITQRIGQVAYRLELPLEMSLVHSVFHVSMLKKVVGDPSLIVPIETIQVNEELTYEEISVSILDRQVRKLRNKEIASMKMLWQNQQVEEATWEAEEEMKKKYPNLFE, encoded by the exons ATGTACCATGATCTCGAGGAAGTCTACTGgttgaatgatatgaagaggaatatagcggactttgtggcaagatgtccaaattgtcagcaagtgaaggccgggTGGGTTgacacagaacatagaaattccgttgtggaaatgggagatgatcaatatggactttgtggtaggactacctcacactcctcgcaagttcgactcgatttgggtgattgtggatcgactcaagAATCAGCACACTTCTCACCTGTTAAGGCTAACAACATAGCAGAACAGTATgttcagttgtatatcaaggaaatagtcaggttgcatggcactccagtttctattatctcagatcgagtgGCACAGTTCACAACTAATTTTTGGAAGacgtttcagcaaggtttgggtactcaagtgaatattagtacaacatttcacctgCAGGATGACGAgcag agtcgtcaagcGTCCTATTTGGATGTGCGTCACAGGGAtctggagttcaaagaagatgattgggtttTCTTGAAGatttcccctatgaagggtgag GTGATTGGCGATCCATTGCTTATTGTTCCGTTTGAGACTactgaggttaatgaagaacttacctatgaagaaattccagtttccattcttgataggcaa gtttcccctatgaagggtgtaatgcggtttggtaagaaagggaaattgagttcgaggtatTTCGAACCGTACAAAATCactcagaggattggtcaggtggcttacaggctagaactacctctagagatgtctttagtgcactcggtgtttcatgtatccatgttgaagaaggtggttggagatccgtcgcttattgttccaATTGAGACTATACAGGTTaacgaggaattgacttatgaagagatttcagtttccattcttgataggcaagtccggaAGCTGAGAAACAAAGAGATTGCCTCTATGAAAatgttatggcaaaaccaacaagtcgaagaggccacctgggaagccgaggaagagatgaagaagaagtatcctaatttatttgaatag